The following nucleotide sequence is from Myxococcus stipitatus.
CACAGCAGGTCCACCTCCAGCGGCTGACGTCCGTCCCCCAGGTCGAGCGGGGCGTTGAGCTTGAAGCGCCCGCGCGTCGTCGGCAGGTGTTCGAGGACGTCGAAGAGGAGGGCCTCCGCCTCGCTCCGGGCCCGCCGCTCGGGCTCCTCCCACGCGGCGGCGATGGCGCGCGCGGCCTTCTGGTATTTCGGCACGAGCGGCGCCAGGGGGCCGTCCTGGCGCAGCCACTCCACCGTCTTCGCCACGGCGGCGTCCAGGGAGGATGCCGCGCGGGGTTCGGACGGCTCCAGCACGTCCAGACGCCCCTCGCGCAGCAGGGCCAGCGTGGTGGACTCGTCGCGCCGCAGGTGCTCCGCGAGCGCCTCCGGCGACAGCACGCAGACGGCGGTGAGCCGGGGGGCGGCCGTGGCGAGCGAGGCGAGGGCGCGCAGCACGCGGAAGCCGGTGGCGTGGGTGGGGAGGCGCAGCGCCGGTGCCTGCCCCTTGGGGACGATGGTCAGCAGGTCCTGGAGCGCCTCCAACGGGTCGCGGATGATGGCGTGCTCCACCGCCTCCGCGAGCGCTCCGTCACGAGGCGCGGCGGGCAGCTCCAGCAGGTAGCGGCACAGCTCCCACGTCGTCGACCCCCCGGTCGGCGGGGTGAGCCCCTCCAGCAGCACGCGGCGCTCGTGCGCGCCCTTCCCCTCGAACTGGAGCGCGCGGCGGGGGCGCGTCGCTTGGGACTGGAGGATGAAGGCCTCCGCGTCGCGCGCGAGGTCCCGCTCCGCGCACAGGGCGGTGGCCCACGCGCGGACCATGGAGCGCGGCTCGTCGCCCTGGGCCACGGCGACGCGCACGCCCCGCTGCTGCACCCAGCGCGTCCAGAGCGAGAGCGCCCGCTCGGGAGCCCCGACGAGCACGGTGAGCGTGGGGACGCCTTGCGAGCGCCGCCGCGCGTGCCGGTCCAGCGCCTCCAACAGTGCTGTGTCCTCGAGCGGCGACACGCGGTGCTCCCCCCGGGTCGCCCCTCGGGGACCCGTCGTCCTGAGGTGGGAGCCTGCGCCTTCGCTTCATGGCCTGGCAAGTCACCCCCTGGCGTCCACCATTCAATGGCATACAGGGGCGCACCCACCGGGTCTGTCTCGACCGGTGCTGGGGCCAGACAGACGCCAGCCGTCGGGCGTCATGGCGTAAGGGGGACGCGAGGCCGGGCCGCGAGCCGGGCCCGGGCTCGGAAGGACTACAGGCCCTGGGTGGGGACGGGCGCGGCCTCGCGGTAGATGCGCAAGGTGTCCGCCACGCTGTAGCGGTACTCGAAGCCGGTGGCCTCGAGGAACCGGCGGTTGTCCACGACGATGGGGTAGCGCAGGTGGTCCAGCGCGCCCGTGGACAGCCGGGGGAAGCCCGCGCGGCCGAGCAGCAGCGACAGCAGCTGGGCGGGCAGCGGCACGGCCATGCGCCCCGTCTCCCGGACGATGACGGACAGGGGGATGGGCGGCGGCCCGGCGATGTTGAAGATGCCCCGCACCTTCTTCTCCAGCGCCAGCGTCAGCGCCGTCACCACGTCGTCCTCCTGGAGCACGTGGAACAGCGGGTCGTAGCCCAGCACGAGCGGCACGCGCCGGCCCTTCAGGAACGAGGCGAGCGTGCCCGTGCCCGGCGCGCCCAGCGTGTACGGCAGCCGCAGCACCGCCGTCGTCACCTCCGGCAGCCGCCACAGCGCGGTGGCCGCGTAGAGGTCGGCGGCCACCAGGTCCGCCAGCTCCGGGATGGACTCCAGCGCGCGCGGAGGCTCGTCCTCGGAGTGGTACAGCGGCGAGTCGGGCGCGGCGCCGTAGAAGGTGTGCCGCCCCACGAAGAGCACCTGCTTCACGCCGTGCGCCGCGCAGTGGTCGAACACGGCCTTGGTGCCGTCCAGGTTGATGCGGCCACGCTCCGCGCCGGGCACCGTGAAGGCCGTCACCGTGGCCATGTGGACCACCGCCTCCGGGCGCCAGCGGCGGAAGACGTCCTCTGCGGCGCGCTTGCGCACGTCCCCCCGGAAGACCTCGATGCCGGACTCCTTCGCGTTCTCCCACGGGCGGATGTCCACGCCCGCGACGTCATGACCCGCGTTCTTCAACCGCAGCGCCAGCTTGCGCGCGATGCCGCCGGCGATTCCCGGGATGAGCACCCTCACGGCAGCAGCCTCCTGGGCGACGCGCGCTGATGGCGCTGTGCCCGCCCCACCTCGATGAGCCCCGCGATGCGCTCCTTCACCTTCGCCACATAGCCCTCGATGACATGGTCCTCCTCGTCTCCGGTGCCCCGGAAGACGAGCGGCTCTCCGTAGTGGATCTCCAGCTGCACCGGAAGCGGCACGGGCAGCAGGTAGGGGGTGAGCGGGACGTAGGGGATTCCCAGCAGCTTGCCCAGCGTGTAGGCGTTGAACACCGTGGGGATGGCGGAGCCGCCGCCCAGGAACGCGAAGGGGATGATGGGCGAGCGCGTCTGGAGCGCCAGCCGCACGAAGCCCGTGCCGAAGTCCACCAGCGAGTAGCGCTCGTTGTAGAGCTTGGCCGTCCCGCGCGCGCCCTCGGGGAAGATCATGAGCAGCCGGTCGTCCTCCAGCAGGCGCCGCGCGTGCTCGGGCAGGCCGGTGAACTGCCCGGTGCGGCTGGCCCACAGCGAGGACACGGGGAACTTGTGGAGGAAGCGCTCCACCATGCCCTGCGCGAGCCTGGGCGGGTTCATCTCCAGCATGGTGGAGGTGAGCACCATGGCGCCGTCCACGGCCACGCCGCCGGAGTGGTTGCCCACCAGCATGCCCCGGCCCCGCGCCGGGATGTGGTGCGCGCCGTGGCAGCGCACGCGGAAGTAGTGGCGGTAGATGAACGCGAAGACGCGCAGCGCCTCCTTCACGTGCTTCTTGGAGATGCCGTACGGGTCCACGCCGTACTCGTTGAAGGGCAGCTCCAACTGGTCTACCCGCGCGTCGGTTCCGTCGAACAGGGCCACGGGCGGCACCGTACCACCCCTGCGCGACCCCGGTCGCCGCATTCCCCTCCGCGTGTCCCGGTCGACCTCCCCCCGACGGGTGATGCGGCCCGCCGTGCGCCGGCGTCCACTGGCGCCTCCGGGGGTGCCCTACCGCGACGGCCGAGCGTCGGGGGATACTGGTGGGGGCGGGTGCCCCGGGGCCCCGACGGTGGTGAGGAGACTCGAGATGCGGACGGAAGTGTCAGCGGCGGTGGGGGCCGCCTCGAAGGCGAGAGAGGTGGCGCACCAGCTCCCGGCGAAGTCCACGGCCCTGGTGGGAGACGCCCACGTGCTCAGGGCGCTGCCCCGGGCGGAGCTGCGGCGCGTGGGCCCCTTCGTCTTCTGCGACCACTTCGGCCCGGCCCCGGCCGTGCGCGAGACGATGTCCGTGCCCCCCCACCCCCACGTGGGGCTCCAGACGGTGACGTACCTGTTCTCCGGCGCCATCCGCCACCGCGACTCGCTGGGCACGGTGCAGGACATCCTCCCGGGTGACGTGAACTGGATGACCGCCGGCGGAGGCATCGTCCACGCCGAGGACGTGCACACCGGCCCGGACGCGCAAGCGTTGCACGGCATCCAGACGTGGGTGGCCCTGCCCGCGGCCCAGCGCCAGGTCGCCCCCGCCTTCGCGCACGTCCCCGCGTCGCGGTTGCCCCTGCGCGAGTCCGAGGGCGCCCGGGTGCGCGTCATCGCCGGCGCGCTCGACGGGGACGTCTCCCCGGTGCCCACCTTCCATCCCCTCACGTACCTCGACGTGGAGCTGGAGGCGGGCGCGCGCGTGTCCCTGTCCGTGAACCCCGCGCACGCGCTCGCCCTGTACGTCGCCGACGGCGAGGTGGCCGTGGGCGGCACCCCGGTGGCCCGTGGCGTGCTGGCCCACCTGGACGAGGGCGGCGATGTGCTGAGCCTGTACTCCACCCAGGGCGGGCGCGCCGTGGTGCTGGGCGGCGAGCCGCTGCCGGAGCCGCTCGTCATCTGGTGGAACTTCGTCGTGGACAGCGTGGCCGAGGGCCGGGCGCGGCTCGCGGACTGGGAGGCGGGGCGCTTCCCGCCGCTCGCTCCCTGAGCGGGGTGCCGGGCGCGCGCCCTCCCCGCGAGACGAGCGCCGCGCGGAGGCATTCCGGTGCATGCTCCGCCCCGCGCCACGCGGCCCGGGAGGGTCGGACGGTGGCCGCTCCGGGAGGACGTGGATGTCGGGTCAGTCGCTGGCGATGAAGCTCTTGGAGGGGGCCCGGGAGTGGGCCCGGCGGCTGCCCACCGGGCTCGCGGGAGACGTGGCGGTGGACGTGGGGGGTCGGCGGCTGCGGCTGTCCCACGGGCGCGTGGAGGCGGTGGTGCGCCAGCTGCTGCGCAACGTGAAGCACCTGGAGCTGCGCGAATGGACGGCGGGCGAGGCCGTCTACGACGTGCGCCTGTCGGTGAAGGGTTGGAAGGTGCGCGTGGAGACGACACTGGAGCGCGTGGAGCTGTCCGCCGGGCGCTACCGGCTGTGGCTGCGCACGCCGGGCGCGGTGGAGCTGGAGGAGTCGCGCGCGGCCTCGTCGCTGGTGATGGGCGTCTTGCGCGCGGGCGCGGGCCGGGCCGGGTTGCGCGCGGTGGCGGAGCGGCTGTTGCCCCCCGGCCTGACGTGGAACGGCCAGGTGCTCACCGTGGAGGGGCGCCTGCCCGCCGAGGGGCTCGTGTCCGCGAGGAGCTTCGAGCAGGCCTCGCTCGTCATGGCCGTGGAGCACGTCCAGGACGGGCTGTGGCTGGGCGCGGAGGCCTGGCCCGGGCTGATGGACCTGCTCCAGGCGCTGTTCGCCTCCGACACGCGCCGGCCGCCGGAGGGCTGAGCGTCCCGGCGGGGACTACGGGTCCTCGGGCAGCGTCATGCGCTTGGCCATTCCCATCAGCGTGGCCATGGCATGGAACGCCAGCCCGATGCCCCAGCTGATGGCGGGAAACTGCACGAACCACTCCGGCCCGGTCGTCAGGTCGATGAGCGTCAGGCCCCCCATGACGATGGTGTAGCTCAGGCCATGGGTGGCCAGCCCGAACAGGGCGCGGTGCGTCTGCCGTCGGAACTTCGCCTTGCGCGCCCGCGCCGCCAGCGCGTCCTTCAGCGCGGACTCGCTCACGCCCATCTCCCGCGCCATGGCGAGCAGGTCCTCGCGCGTGAGCGAGCGGTCCGTTTCCCGCTCGGCGAGGGAGCGCGTGCTGGCGTCGCGGATGATGTCCGCCGCCTCTCGTTCGGAGAAGCGCGCGGGGGCGGACTTTTGACGGGTGTCTGCCATGGTGCGCGGGACGTTAGTGCGTCGCGCGCGGCGCGTCGACTGCGCCTCAGCCCGCCTTCTGCGCGGCCTTGGGCGACTGGTAGGTGCCCGGCTCCACCCGCGCGGCGATGGCCATGCGATTCCAGGCGTTGATGGTGGCCACGGCCGCCGTCAGGTCCGCCAGCTCCTTGTCCGTGAAGTGCGGGTGCACCTGCTGGTACACGGCCTCGGGGGCGTGGCCGTCCGTCACGCGCGTGACGGCCTCCGTCCAGGCCATGGCCGCGCGCTCGCGGTCGGAGTAGTAGGGGCTCTCCTCCCACGCGTCCAGGCCGTACAGCCGCTGCTCCGTCTCGCCCAGCGCGCGCAGGTCCTTCCAGTGCATGTCGATGCAGTACGCGCAGCCGTTGACCTGCGAGGCGCGCAGCTTGACGAGGTGCAGCAGGCGCTCCTCCAGGCCGCACTGGTGCAGGTACTTCTCCAGGCCCAGGAGGGCGGAATAGATGCCGGGGGCCACCTTCGCGACGTCGAAGCGCTGTGATTCCATGGTCGAATCCTTCTTCGGGGAGGACGTCAGGTCCTCCGGGTTGCCGGTGAAGTAACCGGGGCCTCCGTGGGGCGCGAGGGCCACTTCCACCGCGGTGGATGGGGCCACTTGGGGCCACCCGGCGCGCGTCAGCGCAGGGCCCGCGCGAGCAGGCGCACGCAGTCGGCCATCCGCTCCTCGCGCACGGCGGCGTAGCCGAGCAGCAGCGCGCCGCGTCCGGTGCTCCGCACCCGGAAGGCCGACAGCGGCATGACCATCACCCCGGCCTGGATGGCCCGCTCGGCGGCGACGCGGTCGTCCATTCCCTCCGGCAACCAGCCCACCAGGTGCATGCCGGTGTGCAGGGGCGCCAGCTCCAGCCGCCCGCCGAGCTCGCGCCGCGCCGCCTCCAGGAGCGCCTCCTGGCGCTGGCCATACAGCACGCGCATGCGCCGCACGTGGCGGCTGAAGTGGCCCTCGGTGATGAAGTCGGCCAGCACCGCCTGCTCCGCCACCGGCGTGTAGCCGTCCGAGAAGCGCCGCGCGGCGGTGAAGGCGTCCACCAGCGGCTCGGGCGCCACGAGGTAGCCCACCCGCAGCGCGGGGGACACCACCTTGCTGAAGGTGCCGATGTAGATGACGCGCGCGTCCGGCGAGAAGCCCTGCAGCGCCTGCAGGGGCCGCCCCACGTAGCGGAACTCGCTGTCGTAGTCGTCCTCGACGATCCACGCGTTGGCCCGCGCCGCCCAGTCCAGCAGCGCCCGTCTGCGCGGCTCTCCCATGGCCACGCCGAGCGGGAACTGGTGCGCGGGCGTGACGATGGCCAGCCGCGCGTCGGGGGCCAGCCGCGCTCCTTCCGCCACGTCCAGCCCCTCGGCGTCCACGGGCACCGGCACGAGCGTGGCGCCCCCCGCCACCAGCGCGCCCCGGCCCGCGAAGTACCCCGGGTCCTCCACCCACGCGGACTCGCCGGGGTCCAGCAGCACCTGCGCCGCCAGGCTCATCGCCTGCTGGGCGCCGTTGACGATGAGGACCTGCTCCGGCACGCACCGCACCCCCCGCGAGGTGGCCAGGTAGTCCGCCACCGCGCGCCGCAGCGCCGGATGGCCCGCGGGCTCGGAGCGTCCGAGCAGGTCCCCCCAGGAGCGGCGCCAGCGCGTGTGCAGCAGCCGCCCCCACAAATCACTCGGGAAGGCGTCCACCGCGGGCGTGCCCATGCGGAAGGCCATCTGGCTGGCGGGGATGCCCGGCGCGGCGATGCGCAGGTCCGGCAGCTGGGCGATGGCCCGACCCCGCCGGGAGATGTCCGGCGGCGGGGACGCGGCGCCCGCGTGGGGCGCCCGCGCCCGCCGGGTCGCGTGCGGCCGCTCCGGCAGCTCGCTCGCGACGTAGGTGCCCGACCCGAGCCGTCCCACCAGGTAGCCCTCGGACAAGAGCCGCGAGTACGCGTTGAGCACCGTGTTGCGCGACAGGTCGAGCTGCTCGGCGAGCGCGCGCGTCGACAACAGCCGCGTGCCCGGCGCGAGCCTGCCCGCCTCGATGGCCTTGCGCAGCGCCTCCGACAGCTGCGCCTGGAGCGAGCGGCCCGCGCGCGAATCCAACACCAGCGACGTGGCCGCCATGACCGACGGGCGCTTTCGCCCGCGCCGTCGACGCTGTGGAGGGGCTGGAGGAGTCACCGGGGGCTTCATTCCACGCGGGCCCGGGCCCTGGGAATGGCGGGCTTCGGAGATTTTCTCCCGTGATGTCTGGAATCACGAGCCATCACTGTTGGAAACATGGGCAAGCGACGTACGACGGGGACGTAACCGGGCCGACCGGCGTCGGAGGCTCCTTCCGGCGCGCGGCGGGGCCCATGACCCGGGAAGGGGGAACGTCATGCTGGGGTGGCCGTGGTTCGACCTCATCGTCGCGCCGCCGTGCGCGAGGCACGTGGAGGGCACGCGCGACCGGCTGCTGAGCGCGGCGCGGCGGCTGGTCCGCGAGGAGGGCCCGGAGGGCCTGACGCTGGAGGCCGTCGCCCGCCGCGCGCTCGTGGGACGGGGCGCGCCGCGCTACCACTTCGGGAGCAAGCGGGGCCTGCTGGAGGCCCTGGCCCGCCAGCCGCCGGCGCCGGGGGACACCCCGCCCCGCGCGGCCCCCTCGAAGCCGGCCGCCGCGCGCCGCCGCCCCCATCGCCCCCGGGGGCAGGGCCAGGGTTGAATGGCCGACATCTCGGTGCTGGACGCACCCCGGGTCCTCGTGGGCGCACGCATCGTCGGGGTGGGCGGCACGCATGATGGGGGCACCACCGCGCGCCTGCCCGGAAGGCGTCCGGGCGGGCGCGAAGGAGGTGGCACGCAGGGTCGGACGGGTCGCCAGAGGGGCGGCGGCATGCGCACATTGCCGTTAGATTGAGGCGAGAATTGTTCGGCGGACCTGGGGGTTCTTCCCGCCGAGGGCGGGTCGGGCGGATTTTTGAGGCCCTCGTGATCGACAGGGGCCCCTTGTCAGGTTAGAGGCTGTCCTGGTCTCACGTTCGAGACCTGAGGCGGCCTCATTGCCGCGGAAGAAAGAAGACGCACATGGCGACTGGTACCGTGAAGTGGTTCAACGACGCGAAGGGCTTTGGCTTCATCGCGCAGGATAATGGCGGCCCTGACGTGTTCTGCCACCACACCGCCATCCAGGCCGACGGGTTCCGGACCCTGGCCGAGGGCCAGAAGGTGGAGTTCGACGTCCAGAAGGGCCCCAAGGGCCTGCAGGCGTCGAATGTCCGCCCGGTCGGCTGAGCGGATCGCTCCAGCAGCCCGTGGCCCGGTCTCTTTCGAGGGGGCCGGGCCGTTTGCTTTCAGGAGGGAGGCGATATGCAAGGAAGGTCGACGAAGCGCCAGAAGGAGCAGGCGCGAAAGCAGCATCAGCAGGAAAAGGACGCCAAGCGCGAGGAGCGCAAGCGTGCCAAGGCGGAGAAGCCGCAACGTCAGCCGGGTGACGTGGACCCGGACATCGCCGACATCATCCCCGGTCCGCAGCCTCAAATCGAATACTGAGGCGCCCGGGAGTCGTCAGGGCCCACCACGTCGCCGTCGTGGTGGGCCTCGTCGTATCCGGGCTTTCCAGGGGCAATCGCTCACCCGTGGATAGTCTGGAGCGCGGGCCGTCGACAGAAGTTCCCCGTCCACGCTAGGCACAGGACCCAGGCTCGCGCCTGCGGGCCTGATGAGAGCGTGAAGGCTCGTGACGGAGGAAGCCGCGTATGGCGACGGGTACCGTGAAGTGGTTCAACGATGCGAAGGGCTTTGGCTTCCTGGCCCAGGATGACGGGGGCGCGGACGTGTTCTGCCACCACACCGCCATCCTGACGGAGGGGCACCGCACCCTGCGGGACGGCCAGAAGGTGGAGTTCGACGTGCAGAAGGGCCCCAAGGGCCTGCAGGCGTCGAACGTCCGTCCGCTCGACTGACGCGCGCCGCCGTCGTCCCCCCGGGAGACACCGGGCGTGTCCGGGGCGCCGCGTCCCGTCGCGTGCAATCGCCCGCGTGGCTGGGGCGTAGCGTCCGGCGTGCTCCGAATCGCGGGTGTCTCGAAGACGTATCCCAACGGGGTGAAGGCCCTCCATGGCATCGACCTGACCATCGGCCGGGGGCTGTTCGGGCTGCTCGGGCCGAATGGCGCGGGCAAGTCCACGTTGATGCGCATCCTCGCCACGCTGCAGTCGCCGGACGCGGGGCAGGTGACGTTCGACGGGCTCGACGTGCTGGCCCAACCCCAGGCGCATCGTCGGCACCTGGGGTACCTGCCCCAGGACTTCGGCGTGTACCCGGGCGTGTCCGCGGTGGAGCTGCTGGACCACCTGGCGCTGCTCAAGGGGCTGACGAACGCGCGCGAGCGCCGCGAGCAGGTGCATGCGCTGCTGCGCCAGACCAACCTCCATGACCACCGGAAGCAGGCGGTGAGTGGCTACTCCGGCGGCATGCGCCAGCGCTTCGGCATCGCCCAGGCGCTGTTGGGCGCGCCGCGGCTGCTCGTCGTGGACGAGCCCACCGCGGGGCTGGACCCGGAGGAGCGCCAGCGCTTCCACAACCTGCTCGCGGAGGTGGGGGAGCAGGTCGTGGTCCTGCTGTCGACGCACATCGTGGAGGACGTGCGCCAGCTGTGCTCGCGCATGGCCGTGCTGTCCCAGGGGCGGGTGCTGTGCGAGGGCGAGCCCCAGGCGCTGGTGGACGCGCTGGCGGGGCGGGTGTGGCGCAAGACGGTGGAGAAGGCGGCGGCGGCGGACTACCGCGCCCGGCTGCCGGTGCTCTCCGAGCGGCTGCACGCGGGGCGCACGCGCCTGCACGTGCTGGCGGAAGGGCGGCCGGAGGACGGGTTCGAGCCGGTGGCGCCGGACCTGGAGGACGTCTACTTCAGCGCCCTGTCCGGGCGGCGCGTGGCCTAGGGGACCCGCATGCTCCGGGGCATCATCGGCTTCGAGTGGCGCTACCAGACGCGCCAGGCCACCTTCCTGCTCGCGGTGGCCGTCTTCTTCTGGCTGGGGGGCGTGTTCGTCGCCACGGGCTACGGGCCGGACAACCTCGCCGTCAACTCGCCCTACGCCGTCGCGCAGTCGCTGGGACTGCTGTCGCTGGTGTCCCTCTTCGTGCTCAGCCTGTTCTGCGCCAACACCGTGCAGCGCGACGCCGAGCACCGCATGGCGGAGCTGGTCTTCACCACCTCCGTCTCCAAGCGCGACTACCTCGCCGGCCGGTTCGCGGGGGCGCTGTTCGCCGCGCTGGCCGTGCTCGCGGCCGGAATGGTCGGGTTGATGGTGGCGCCCTGGCTGGTGTCGGTGGACGTGGCGCGGCTCGACGGGCTCCACGTCGAGCGCTACCTGTGGCCCTTCGCCGTGCTGGTGGTGCCCAACGTGGTGCTCGCCGCGTCGCTGCTGTTCGCCATCTCCGCGCTCTTCCGGAGCACGCTGGCCTGCTACGTGGGCGGCGTCTTCGTCTACGGGTTGTACTTCGTGGGCTCGCTGTGGGGGGACTCACCGCTGATGGCGGGCTCCGCGCCGCAGCGGCCGGAGGCACTGGCGCGGGCGGCGCTGCTCGACCCCTTCGGCCTGTCCGCCTTCTTCGAGCAGACCCGCTACTGGACGGACGACGAGCGGGCCGCCCGGTTGCTCGTGTTGGGGGGCAATCTCCTGTGGAACCGGCTCCTGTGGCTCGGCGTCGCCGGGGTGGTGCTGGGCGTCGTCTCCTGGCGCTTCTCCTTCCGCGCCCCGGCCCGGGCGGGGAAGGGGGCGGGCGAGGCCCGGGAGGACTCGTCCCAGGTGGCGGTCGTGGCGGCGCGGGTGGAGCCCGGTACGCCCGGCCTGGCCGCGTTCGGGTCCGCGCTCCGCCAGGAGCTGGGGTTCCTCTCGCGCAGCCGGCCGCTGCTGGCGTTGCTGGTGCTGTGGGTGTTCATCGCGGGGATGGAGGTCGCGGCGGCGGCGAGCGGCGGGGAGTACGGCACGCGCCGGGTGCTCTCGTTGGCGCTCCTGCTGGACTGTCTGCGCCAGCCCCTGTCCCTCATCGGCTCGCTGACCGTCATCTACTTCAGCGCGGAGCTGGTCTGGCGCGAGCGCGCCGCGCGCTTCGACGCCCTGGTGGACGCGACGCCGGCGCCCGCGCTCGTCTTCTACCTCGCGAAGGCCGTGGCGTTGGTGACGCTGGTCGGCGTGCTCGCGGGGGCGGCGGCGGCGGTGGGCGTGCTGTACCCGCTCGTCACGGGGAACTCCCGCCCGGAGCCGGCGCTCCTCGGCGCGTTGCTCTGGCTCGGAGGGCTGCCGCTGGCGTTGTTCGCCGTGGCGGCGCTGCTCGCGCAGACGCTGAGCCCGCATCGCTATGTGGGCATGGTGGCGAGCCTGCTGCTCTGCGGGCTCGTCCTGCGAGGAGACGCGTTGGGCCTGGCGCATCCACTGCTGCGCTACGCGGGCGCGCCGCCGGTGCGCCACACGGACCTGAATGGCTTCGGCCCCATGGCCGCGTCCTTCTCCGCGTTCATGGTGTACTGGGGCGCCTTCGCGGCGCTGCTGGCGTTCGTCACGGTGGGGCTGTGGCGAAGGGGCGTGCCCTCGGGGCCGTGGCGGCGCGCGCGGGCCCTCCCCGGCCAGTGGGGGCGCGCTGGCTTGTATGGCGCGGGCGCCTGCGCCGGAGCGTTCGTGGCCGTGGGCTGCGCCGTCTTCCACGACACCCACCGGGTGAATGTCTACGAGACGCGGGAGGAGGCGCTGGCGTGGCGCGCGGACTACGAGCGCGCCTTCAAGGTCCACGAGTCCCTGGCCCAGCCGAGCATCGTCGCGGTGAGGACGTCCGTGGACCTCTTCCCGCGAGAGGCCCGCTACCGCGTGGCCGGGACCTACCGGCTCGAGAATCGGGCCTCCACGCCCATCGACACGGTGTGGGTCGCCGTGCCGCGCGGGCAGGGGAGCGCCACCGTGTCGCTGCGGGGCGCGGCGCTGTCGGAGCACGACGGCCGCTTCGGCATGTACCGCTTCCAGCTGGAGCGGCCCCTTCCTCCCGGGGGCGAGGCGGAGCTGGCGTTCGAGGTGGTCCGCCAGCAGCGAGGCGTGCGAGCCGCCGACTTCGACCTGTCCGTGGTGGAGAACGGCTCGTTCCTGCTGTTCCAGGAGGCGTTCCCCTCCATCGGCTATCGCCACACCTACGAGCTGGGGGACCCGGTGGAGCGGCGGGCCCGGGGGCTCCCCGCGACGCCGCGCATGCCGGCCCTGGATGAGTCGGGATCGGACCGCCAACGGCCTCCACCGGCCGCCGTCACGTTCGAGGCGACGGTGTCCACGGACGAGGACCAGGTGGCGCTGACGTCGGGGACGCTGCGGCGCCAGTGGCGCGAGGGCGGGCGCGGCTACTTCCACTACGTCATGGAGCGGCCCATGGTGCCCGTGTTCGCCTTCGCCTCCGCCCGTTACGCGGTGGAGCGGGTGGCGCACCGGGGCGTGGAGGTGGAGGTGTACTTCCATCCCGCGCACGCCTCCAACGTGAAGCGCATCCTGGAGGCGTCCACGCGCACGCTCGACGAGCTGGGCACGCGCTATGGCCCCTATCCCCACGCCGAGCTGCGCATCGCGGAGATTCCGTCCTACTGGGGCTTCGGCGCGCTGGCGACGCCCAACCTCGTCTTCTTCGTGGAGGACCGGGGCTTCCTCACGGAGCCCTCGGACGCGGACGTGGACCTGGTGCTCCGCCGCACCGCGCACGAGGTGGCCCACCAGTGGTGGGGTCACCAGCTCGTCGCGGCCGAGGTCGAGGGCGCGACGCTGCTGGTGGAGTCCCTGACCAAGTACGCCGAGCAGCGGGTGCTGGCGCGCGAACACGGCGAGCGGGCGCTGGACGCCGTGCTGGAGTTCGAGCGGGACCGCTACCTGTCGGACCGCACCTCGGCCCGGGAGGTGGAGCCCGCCCTCTACAAGGTGACGAACCAGTCGTACCTCTCCTACCGCAAGGGCGCGCTGGTGATGAACGCGCTGCGGGACCTGGTGGGCGAGGACACGCTGGACGCCGCCCTGCGGCGCCTGCTGCGCACGCATGCCCCCGCCAGGGGGGCCACGTCGCTGGACCTGATCGACGCGCTCCACGCGGAGGCGCCCGCCCGGCACCACGCGCTCATCGACCAGTGGCTCAAGGACGTCGTCCTGTACGAGCTGGGCGTGGAGTCCGCCACCGTCACCACGCGCGAGGACGGTCGCTTCGAGGTGAAGGCGCGCGTCCGCGCCGCGAAGCACGCCCGCCGCGGCGGCGTGGACGTCCCCCTGGCGATGGACGAGCTGCTGGACGTGGCCGTGTATGTCGGCCCTCCGTCGAGCGGCGCGCCCCCGCTCGCGGTGGGGAAGGTGGCCGTCCGGGACGGGCCAGCCGAGGTGACCCTCGTCGTCGACACGCGGCCGACCCACGTGAGCCTCGACCCGTTCATCCTGCGCATCGAGCGGGAGCGCGGCGACAACGTCCTCGCGCTGCCTGCTCCCGCGTCCACCGGGCCCCGGGGGCGCTGAAGCGCCTCCGCTCCGTCGCGTGACGGTGGTGACGCGGCGCGGCCCGGCCTCGAGGCGCCGGGCCGCGGTCCCGGGGGCGTCGCGGCGAAGGTCATCCCCCTCCATGCGCCGGATGGGGGCGGGCCGTCGCCAAGACGTCCACCGGTGGGCCTCAGGCCACCTT
It contains:
- a CDS encoding ABC transporter permease/M1 family aminopeptidase, encoding MLRGIIGFEWRYQTRQATFLLAVAVFFWLGGVFVATGYGPDNLAVNSPYAVAQSLGLLSLVSLFVLSLFCANTVQRDAEHRMAELVFTTSVSKRDYLAGRFAGALFAALAVLAAGMVGLMVAPWLVSVDVARLDGLHVERYLWPFAVLVVPNVVLAASLLFAISALFRSTLACYVGGVFVYGLYFVGSLWGDSPLMAGSAPQRPEALARAALLDPFGLSAFFEQTRYWTDDERAARLLVLGGNLLWNRLLWLGVAGVVLGVVSWRFSFRAPARAGKGAGEAREDSSQVAVVAARVEPGTPGLAAFGSALRQELGFLSRSRPLLALLVLWVFIAGMEVAAAASGGEYGTRRVLSLALLLDCLRQPLSLIGSLTVIYFSAELVWRERAARFDALVDATPAPALVFYLAKAVALVTLVGVLAGAAAAVGVLYPLVTGNSRPEPALLGALLWLGGLPLALFAVAALLAQTLSPHRYVGMVASLLLCGLVLRGDALGLAHPLLRYAGAPPVRHTDLNGFGPMAASFSAFMVYWGAFAALLAFVTVGLWRRGVPSGPWRRARALPGQWGRAGLYGAGACAGAFVAVGCAVFHDTHRVNVYETREEALAWRADYERAFKVHESLAQPSIVAVRTSVDLFPREARYRVAGTYRLENRASTPIDTVWVAVPRGQGSATVSLRGAALSEHDGRFGMYRFQLERPLPPGGEAELAFEVVRQQRGVRAADFDLSVVENGSFLLFQEAFPSIGYRHTYELGDPVERRARGLPATPRMPALDESGSDRQRPPPAAVTFEATVSTDEDQVALTSGTLRRQWREGGRGYFHYVMERPMVPVFAFASARYAVERVAHRGVEVEVYFHPAHASNVKRILEASTRTLDELGTRYGPYPHAELRIAEIPSYWGFGALATPNLVFFVEDRGFLTEPSDADVDLVLRRTAHEVAHQWWGHQLVAAEVEGATLLVESLTKYAEQRVLAREHGERALDAVLEFERDRYLSDRTSAREVEPALYKVTNQSYLSYRKGALVMNALRDLVGEDTLDAALRRLLRTHAPARGATSLDLIDALHAEAPARHHALIDQWLKDVVLYELGVESATVTTREDGRFEVKARVRAAKHARRGGVDVPLAMDELLDVAVYVGPPSSGAPPLAVGKVAVRDGPAEVTLVVDTRPTHVSLDPFILRIERERGDNVLALPAPASTGPRGR